A stretch of Pseudoliparis swirei isolate HS2019 ecotype Mariana Trench chromosome 14, NWPU_hadal_v1, whole genome shotgun sequence DNA encodes these proteins:
- the LOC130204446 gene encoding eIF5-mimic protein 2-A: protein MSNQKQQKPTLTGQRFKTRKRDEKERFDPTQFQESIVQGLNQSGSDLEAVAKFLDATGGKLDYRRYAETLFDILVAGGMLAPGGTLSDDMTRTEFCLFTAQEDLETMQAYAQVFNKLIRRYKYLEKGFEEEIKKLLLFLKGFTESERNKLAMLTGILLANGNISAAILNSLYNENLVKEGVSAAFAVKLFKAWINEKDINVIAGSLRKVGMDNRLMELFPANKRSCEHFSKYFTDAGLKELSDFARNQESIGARKELQKEVQEQMSRGDPQKDIITYTKEEMKKSNISEQSMISIVWISAMASVEWNKKEELVTEQAIKHLKQYSLLLKAFTSQGLSELSLLLRIQEYCYDNIHFMKAFQKIVVLLYKADVLSEEAILKWYTDAHVAKGKSIFLEQMKKFVEWLKNAEEESESEEEETTD from the exons ATGAGTAATCAAAAGCAGCAAAAGCCGACGCTAACAGGCCAGCGGTTCAAAACGAGGAAAAGAG ATGAAAAGGAGAGGTTTGACCCTACTCAGTTTCAAGAAAGTATCGTACAAGGCTTGAATCAAAGTGGCTCTGATTTGGAAGCGGTCGCTAAGTTCCTGGATGCCACTGGCGGCAAGCTCGACTACCGCCGCTATGCAGAGACGCTCTTTGACATCCTGGTGGCCGGCGGGATGCTGG CCCCAGGCGGGACTCTGTCCGACGACATGACCCGCACTGAGTTTTGCCTCTTCACGGCTCAAGAAGACCTGGAGACGATGCAAGCGTACGCTCAG gtttttaacaAGCTGATCCGGCGTTACAAGTACCTGGAGAAGGGTTTCGAGGAGGAGATCAAGAAG ctgctgctgttccTGAAGGGGTTCACCGAGTCGGAGCGCAACAAGCTGGCCATGCTCACCGGCATCCTGCTGGCCAACGGCAACATCTCGGCCGCCATCCTGAACAGCCTCTACAACGAGAACCTCGTGAAGGAGG GAGTGTCTGCGGCCTTCGCCGTGAAGCTCTTCAAGGCCTGGATCAATGAGAAGGACATCAACGTGATCGCCGGCAGCCTCCGCAAAGTGGGCATGGACAACAGGCTGATG gaGCTCTTTCCTGCCAACAAGCGGAGCTGCGAGCATTTCTCCAAGTACTTCACCGACGCCGGGCTGAAGGAGCTGTCCGACTTCGCCCGCAACCAGGAATCCATCGGCGCCCGCAAGGAGCTGCAGAAGGAAGTGCAGGAGCAGATGTCCCGCGGAGACCCTCAGAAGGAT atcATCACCTACAccaaagaggagatgaagaagtcCAACATCTCCGAGCAGTCCATGATCAGCATCGTGTGGATCAGCGCCATGGCGTCCGTGGAGtggaacaagaaggaggagctgGTGACCGAACAAGCCATCAAACACTTGAAG caaTACAGCCTGCTGCTGAAGGCCTTCACCTCCCAGGGCCTGTCCGAGCTCAGCCTGCTGCTGAGGATCCAGGAGTACTGCTACGACAACATCCACTTCATGAAGGCCTTTCAGAAGATCGTGGTGCTGCTCTACaaag CCGACGTCCTGAGCGAGGAGGCCATCCTGAAGTGGTACACTGACGCCCACGTGGCCAAGGGGAAGAGCATATTCCTCGAGCAGATGAAGAAATTCGTCGAGTGGCTGAAGAATGCAGAGGAAG AGTCCgaatcggaggaggaggagacgacggACTGA